TATTAATCTAATTTTCGTTAAATCAGTTTTGTAATAAATTCTGGGTAAAAATTACAGTGGTCCGTTATCGACTATGGCGCAACGAGGCAAGGTACAAAGTGGTATACACACTTTAATATCTGACGGAGTTATAGTGCCGTCAAAGTTGGCGTCTCTAGGGTCGTCAGGTAATGCTGTTTGGTTACGGGCTAGGCTAATTGCTCTTAAATCAACTCTGTCGATATCATCATCAAGGTCCACATCACAAATTTTAACCTCGTTAACAATGACTAAAGGTTCAATACTAAGGTCTGAAAGTACTGGGCTTTCGCCGTTATCACCCGGTCTTAAGGTGGCACGTACTTGTATAAATCTACCGTTCATTGCAATTCCTGATAATCCATTAGTCATTGCGGCATAGGTTTCTAAACCCAAACCTACTTGCGTATCAGACACTCGTGCTTCTACGGTAATGCTACCTCCAGCAGGAATACTGCCTTCGGGCTCATTATTCCAACTAATCTCGTCCCAAGGATTACCTGCGTCGCCGCCATCTTCAATTATTGTCCAAATACCTGATGGGTCAGTGGTGTTTGTTGCGGCAAAACCTGTTGCATCACTGTAGGTATAAGGCTGATTGCCAAGAGGCACTGTCGCCATCAAATTCCCAGTATCTTTGTTAAATTTGGTGGAGTTATTACTGCCCCTATTTACTGCCCAAATGTTATTGTTAGAATCAGGAACAACGCCACGTGTATCGCTTGCCGCATTTGGTGTAGCCCATTGTGTGACGCCAGCTGAGCTATATTTACGGATTGGCGATTGGCCTAAAACAATACTTCCATCGCCATCGACGGAAATCCCCAAGGTAGAGTTACCGACATCGCCTGGAGAGGAGAATGTGCCGGTGGCAGGATTGCCATCTGGTTCGCCAACTCCTGAATTTTGATCATATTGTCTATAACTACCGCTACCACTGGTGTAAACCATGCCATTGCCTATAGCTATACCGTAAACCGAAGCGCCAGTATTTAACGTTGCTAGCCACGTATTGGTATTGGTATCAAGGATGCCCATGGTCGAAGAGAGTGAAGAGCTGTATAAAATACCGTCACCATCTACTAAGCAGCCGTATGGCGATAGTGAGCCTGTTGTGGCTATTGGCCCTGCAAGCACTGCACCATCAGATGCTTGAACTTTGTAGTAGCTTCTATTGGTATAGTCTCCCATCCACAAATTGCCGTCGGTACCGATACACAAAGAGCGACCTAAACTATTCGCAGGGCCAACATGATTGATCCATACAACTCGCTCATCTCTTATTTCAGAGGTTTGTAATATGCCATCAAGGTTATCATCTACCGGTGGCAGAAATTCTGCTGGATCACTTCGGTCAATGATACAGTCACCATTGACATCGGTCGATGTATCAATAACACCATTGCCGTTACGATCTACACCACCTTCCGATAAAATCTTCAATACATTCATCGGACGGCCATCAAACTGTCGATTGGCGACAAAGACATTACCTTCTGAGTCAACTGCGGTACGTGAGGGTGCAGGTCCACTCCACGCTGAGTGGAAAGGGCCTATATGCCATGTAGCATAGCGAGCAACTTCACAGTCAGCATCCGTATCAACTTTAGACACAGAGTCTTCACCAGCGTTAGCCGCCCACAATAACGGGAAGGTACTACCGGTTGTACTGAGTTGCAGTTGGTCATCATTTGGATTGTCGTGGTTAACACTGTTTAGGATACCCAGATCAAACTGGGCATTGGTGGTATAAGTATTCGCAGATGTACTGCCTGCAAAGCCAACAAGTGACGCTAGAAATGCAGACAGAAATACTGTCAATTTATTCATGAGAATATCCTTTTATCATTTCGGAAAAGTGTCATCAATGAGAGACAACTAAACAACAAACAACTTTCTCATTTCTAAGTATTCAAATTAAACGCTAAACACAGTATCAGTGTGTCGAGCGCACAGAATGGTTGAAAAATAAGCATATATTGAGCCGAAATATAAAGCATAGATTTAACAAACGGTTATGAGGAGCCGATTTAGTCAACTGTAAAATACCCTGACAATATTTGTGGTTTTGCCGCTGGCTGACTTAAGCGCCATTAGAATTGACCTGTCGAGAAAGAGTTTATGGAGAGTGAGCTAGTTGATATTGAATCGCTTTTGTATCTGTTTATTTTAGGGTAACGATTAGTGATGTAGACATCATGATAACGAAGACAATTTTATTCCTTACGCTCGACTAGATGATAGTCGCACCAGAAAAACAGGTGGAATAGGACTAGGGTTAGCGATTGTGAAGAGTGCAGTAAATCAACTTGAGGGAGAAATAAGTGCTTCTAATTTGAGCTTTGGCGGTGCGTTTTTTAAAATAGAGCTGCCAATTTGAGTTTATCAAGAAGAAATAAAGACTGCTTAGCGCCGTTTTTCACCGAAGACTGTCTTTAAATTATTAAGTGGTTAAGCCTTAAGTAGGTTTTTTAATCAAAAGATTGTCTTCGTTTTAATTTCATCAAATCATTA
This window of the Thalassotalea atypica genome carries:
- a CDS encoding Vgb family protein; amino-acid sequence: MNKLTVFLSAFLASLVGFAGSTSANTYTTNAQFDLGILNSVNHDNPNDDQLQLSTTGSTFPLLWAANAGEDSVSKVDTDADCEVARYATWHIGPFHSAWSGPAPSRTAVDSEGNVFVANRQFDGRPMNVLKILSEGGVDRNGNGVIDTSTDVNGDCIIDRSDPAEFLPPVDDNLDGILQTSEIRDERVVWINHVGPANSLGRSLCIGTDGNLWMGDYTNRSYYKVQASDGAVLAGPIATTGSLSPYGCLVDGDGILYSSSLSSTMGILDTNTNTWLATLNTGASVYGIAIGNGMVYTSGSGSYRQYDQNSGVGEPDGNPATGTFSSPGDVGNSTLGISVDGDGSIVLGQSPIRKYSSAGVTQWATPNAASDTRGVVPDSNNNIWAVNRGSNNSTKFNKDTGNLMATVPLGNQPYTYSDATGFAATNTTDPSGIWTIIEDGGDAGNPWDEISWNNEPEGSIPAGGSITVEARVSDTQVGLGLETYAAMTNGLSGIAMNGRFIQVRATLRPGDNGESPVLSDLSIEPLVIVNEVKICDVDLDDDIDRVDLRAISLARNQTALPDDPRDANFDGTITPSDIKVCIPLCTLPRCAIVDNGPL
- a CDS encoding ATP-binding protein, with amino-acid sequence MPYARLDDSRTRKTGGIGLGLAIVKSAVNQLEGEISASNLSFGGAFFKIELPI